The Temnothorax longispinosus isolate EJ_2023e unplaced genomic scaffold, Tlon_JGU_v1 HiC_scaffold_28, whole genome shotgun sequence genome has a segment encoding these proteins:
- the LOC139824159 gene encoding uncharacterized protein isoform X2 has product MNVTMKQKEMLLNYLKRNPELVTGRIDRKTESRLHLAKLWDEIAQGINTILEGPQKSGKEWAKTWKDIKSYILKKEAKRRSHVQGTGGGPPLKIAFSNFEEEVLELLTPEAAGMENIPEGGINMEENPILEQTIQDAENTETIEQDVHMITEEDNGNIENAENIPPHNNIEKRRKVNTKIKNTTGGGQIAMCVPSTAPITPGKLVLIQNLKYDCVS; this is encoded by the exons atgaatGTGACTATGAAACAAAAGGAAatgttgttaaattatttaaaacgcaATCCCGAATTAGTGACGGGAAGAATAGACAGAAAAACCGAGAGTCGATTACATTTg gcTAAATTGTGGGATGAAATTGCACAAGGCATCAATACAATTCTCGAAGGTCCTCAAAAAAGTGGTAAAGAATGGGCAAag aCATGGAAAGACATAAAGagttatatattgaaaaaagaagcaaaaagACGCAGTCATGTGCAAGGGACTGGTGGTGGTCCGCCTTTAAAAATAGCTTTTTCAAACTTTGAAGAGGAAGTTTTGGAATTGTTGACACCAGAGGCAGCTGGTATGGAAAACATTCCAGAAGGTGGAATTAACATGGAAGAAAATCCTATTTTAGAACAAACAATACAAGATGCGGAAAATACTGAAACAATAGAACAAGACGTGCACATGATAACTGAGGAAGATAATggaaatatagaaaatgcTGAAAATATACCAccacataataatatagagaaacgaagaaaagttaatacaaaaataaagaatacaaCAGGAG GTGGCCAAATTGCTATGTGTGTTCCATCAACGGCTCCTATTACACCTGGGAAATTGGTATTAATCCAGAATCTGAAATATGATTGTGTATCTTAA
- the LOC139824159 gene encoding uncharacterized protein isoform X3, with translation MKLHKASIQFSKVLKKVTWKDIKSYILKKEAKRRSHVQGTGGGPPLKIAFSNFEEEVLELLTPEAAGMENIPEGGINMEENPILEQTIQDAENTETIEQDVHMITEEDNGNIENAENIPPHNNIEKRRKVNTKIKNTTGGNSMQKISYNMLELQEVKVKLKKKEVKLKKKALKVQKNILSELIEIKAALKSWAATETII, from the exons ATGAAATTGCACAAGGCATCAATACAATTCTCGAAGGTCCTCAAAAAAGTG aCATGGAAAGACATAAAGagttatatattgaaaaaagaagcaaaaagACGCAGTCATGTGCAAGGGACTGGTGGTGGTCCGCCTTTAAAAATAGCTTTTTCAAACTTTGAAGAGGAAGTTTTGGAATTGTTGACACCAGAGGCAGCTGGTATGGAAAACATTCCAGAAGGTGGAATTAACATGGAAGAAAATCCTATTTTAGAACAAACAATACAAGATGCGGAAAATACTGAAACAATAGAACAAGACGTGCACATGATAACTGAGGAAGATAATggaaatatagaaaatgcTGAAAATATACCAccacataataatatagagaaacgaagaaaagttaatacaaaaataaagaatacaaCAGGAG gaaactcaatgcaaaaaatatcatataacatGTTAGAACTACAAGaagtaaaagtaaaactaaaaaaaaaggaagtaaAACTTAAGAAAAAGGCATTAAAAGtgcaaaagaatattttatccgAACTAATAGAGATAAAAGCAGCTTTAAAATCATGGGCTGCAACTGAGactataatatga
- the LOC139824159 gene encoding uncharacterized protein isoform X1, whose protein sequence is MNVTMKQKEMLLNYLKRNPELVTGRIDRKTESRLHLAKLWDEIAQGINTILEGPQKSGKEWAKTWKDIKSYILKKEAKRRSHVQGTGGGPPLKIAFSNFEEEVLELLTPEAAGMENIPEGGINMEENPILEQTIQDAENTETIEQDVHMITEEDNGNIENAENIPPHNNIEKRRKVNTKIKNTTGGNSMQKISYNMLELQEVKVKLKKKEVKLKKKALKVQKNILSELIEIKAALKSWAATETII, encoded by the exons atgaatGTGACTATGAAACAAAAGGAAatgttgttaaattatttaaaacgcaATCCCGAATTAGTGACGGGAAGAATAGACAGAAAAACCGAGAGTCGATTACATTTg gcTAAATTGTGGGATGAAATTGCACAAGGCATCAATACAATTCTCGAAGGTCCTCAAAAAAGTGGTAAAGAATGGGCAAag aCATGGAAAGACATAAAGagttatatattgaaaaaagaagcaaaaagACGCAGTCATGTGCAAGGGACTGGTGGTGGTCCGCCTTTAAAAATAGCTTTTTCAAACTTTGAAGAGGAAGTTTTGGAATTGTTGACACCAGAGGCAGCTGGTATGGAAAACATTCCAGAAGGTGGAATTAACATGGAAGAAAATCCTATTTTAGAACAAACAATACAAGATGCGGAAAATACTGAAACAATAGAACAAGACGTGCACATGATAACTGAGGAAGATAATggaaatatagaaaatgcTGAAAATATACCAccacataataatatagagaaacgaagaaaagttaatacaaaaataaagaatacaaCAGGAG gaaactcaatgcaaaaaatatcatataacatGTTAGAACTACAAGaagtaaaagtaaaactaaaaaaaaaggaagtaaAACTTAAGAAAAAGGCATTAAAAGtgcaaaagaatattttatccgAACTAATAGAGATAAAAGCAGCTTTAAAATCATGGGCTGCAACTGAGactataatatga
- the LOC139824159 gene encoding uncharacterized protein isoform X4 — MNVTMKQKEMLLNYLKRNPELVTGRIDRKTESRLHLAKLWDEIAQGINTILEGPQKSGKEWAKTWKDIKSYILKKEAKRRSHVQGTGGGPPLKIAFSNFEEEVLELLTPEAAGMENIPEGGINMEENPILEQTIQDAENTETIEQDVHMITEEDNGNIENAENIPPHNNIEKRRKVNTKIKNTTGEYLL; from the exons atgaatGTGACTATGAAACAAAAGGAAatgttgttaaattatttaaaacgcaATCCCGAATTAGTGACGGGAAGAATAGACAGAAAAACCGAGAGTCGATTACATTTg gcTAAATTGTGGGATGAAATTGCACAAGGCATCAATACAATTCTCGAAGGTCCTCAAAAAAGTGGTAAAGAATGGGCAAag aCATGGAAAGACATAAAGagttatatattgaaaaaagaagcaaaaagACGCAGTCATGTGCAAGGGACTGGTGGTGGTCCGCCTTTAAAAATAGCTTTTTCAAACTTTGAAGAGGAAGTTTTGGAATTGTTGACACCAGAGGCAGCTGGTATGGAAAACATTCCAGAAGGTGGAATTAACATGGAAGAAAATCCTATTTTAGAACAAACAATACAAGATGCGGAAAATACTGAAACAATAGAACAAGACGTGCACATGATAACTGAGGAAGATAATggaaatatagaaaatgcTGAAAATATACCAccacataataatatagagaaacgaagaaaagttaatacaaaaataaagaatacaaCAGGAG aatatttactttaa